A genomic region of Papaver somniferum cultivar HN1 chromosome 7, ASM357369v1, whole genome shotgun sequence contains the following coding sequences:
- the LOC113298148 gene encoding uncharacterized protein LOC113298148, giving the protein MKSSRDCDGDGQGAWPEKGIWKDCSEWPPDYVTYMYDQRSKVRLKVASLEFWVLILKPNRARARGEGERRQFYFFQLNCNPCHLHINMERAGKEECNPFHLHINISSTWFETSDTEDANVSIWGISTCEVFSVRQDIKKLSS; this is encoded by the exons GGGCATGGCCAGAAAAAGGGATTTGGAAAGACTGCTCTGAGTGGCCACCTGATTACGTTACCTACATGTATGACCAGAGAAGCAAAGTTCGATTGAAAGTGGCCTCACTAGAGTTTTGGGTATTGATCCTAAAACCCAACAG AGCCAGGGCTCGTGGAGAGGGCGAAAGAAGACAGTTTTACTTTTTCCAGTTGAATTGTAATCCATGCCATTTACATATTAACATGGAGAGGGCTGGGAAAGAAGAGTGTAATCCATTCCATTTACATATTAATATAAGCTCGACCTGGTTCGAAACATCGGATACTGAAGATGCCAATGTATCAATTTGGGGCATCTCTACATGCGAGGTTTTCAGTGTTCGTCAAGATATTAAAAAGCTCTCTTCTTAA